The stretch of DNA tataattatacttaaaaagaatttgaaaactGGTTTATATTAACtagtattttagttattaaattttagtggtaatgtaataagaaaaatatatgtatatttaatttgaaagacatatttataaataaaatgatttgttaAGGGTTAGGAAATAATATAAACAGTAGTAGTAGATAATGAAAGTGTGTGTTTTGCcaattttaaatagtgaatgtactaGAACCCCAATTTGATATAGATCGTGTGTATTCATTACTATATGACACCAATCCAAACccgaaataaaaataaaattgaacaaaaactgATCTGACACCAATCCAAACGTGATACCTAACCAAATTAGATACTTATATAATTTGAACCAAATTCGGATGCCCATACCAATCAAACCATGTAACCCAATATTCaaagagaaaacatatatatatttgattatggATTGGTATGTTATTGTTTCCCGGTTCTCTCTtttcacaaactctctctctctctctctctcgtcttctccAAAATCGAAGCCTTCTTCAATCATTGCGTTTAGACTACCAGTCTTTGCTTTCGCATTCCTCGTTTTGGTTTCGTTTTCTAATCGTAagtatgtgtttgtgtttttttactaATCGTAACCTAGTCAATAGTTCAATCGCATTCGCTGTGATGtttgaaaccctaaatttcGTAAATTTGGGATTAGGGATTGTTTAGTACCTCTGTGTATCAATGGACGGCGGAGTTGGGTTAGCGGCGACGACGCAGCCGCagcaaccaccaccaccaccggtgGTTGAGAAGCTGAATCCGAAATTGGAGAAGGAACTAAATCTGGAGTCATTGAAGACACGAGCCCTTAGTTTATTCAAAGCTATTTCTCGGATCCTTGAAGATTTCGACGCTTACGGTCGAACGAACACTACTCCTAAATGGTTCATCTTCGAATtccagattttgatttttttttttggtctattgAGTTTTTGTAACAgagattgatgattttttttttttaacaggcaGGATATATTAGGGCAGTACTCAATGGTAAATCTGGAGCTTTTTAACATTGTGGAAGAGGTGAAGAAAGTTTCCAATGCGTTTGTTGTTCTTCCTAAGAACGTCAATGCCGTGAATGCTGGAAGTATggttctattttgttttttgtttttggttgatgaGTTACTGAGTTGTGAGTGCGATGGAACTGGTTTAGCTTAGCTTTTTATTAGTGAATCTGCAGTTTTACCGGTTATGTTGTCTTCCAAATTACTTCCGGAGATGGAAACTGATGATAATGCCAAGAGAGAGCAGTTGCTTCAGGGTGTTCAGAGTTTGCCTATACCAATGCAGATTGAAAGGCTAAAGGTGAGTTGAATGAAATTTTTGTTGTGATTTCTCTCTATGTTTTAGGCTTTTGCTGGTTTTGAGAGAGCACTCTTTGTTTTGGAACTTTTGTTTACAGGCGAGGATGGATATGATTGCAGCAGCTTGTGAAAATGCAGAGAAAGTATTAGCTGATACTCGTAAAGCTTACGGATTTGGCGCTCGTCAAGGCCCATCTGTGCTTCCAACCATGGATAAAGGTCAAGCTGCAAAGATTCAAGAGCAAGAGAACATGTTACGAGCAGCTGTGAACGACGGCGCAGGTAAGAAGAGGCTTCAAATTCGCTTTAACTTATATCATCAAAACATTTGATTTGATGAGAAGCtgcattttttggtttttttgagttctgtctcatgtttttttttacaattattgTTTCAAGGAACAAGACTGCCTCCAGACCAGAGACAgataaccactgcacttccaccACATCTCGCAGATGTGCTAATTATCAACGATGCAGGTAACAGTTTCATTGATCTGTCTGGTAGAAGTAAACCCAATGCGTGaatcttttttctattttttactattaCCAATGGCATTCTTACGATATTAATGGGTCCAAAATTTCTCTTTCATTAGGTAAGATTGCATTACCTGGGCAgtcaaacaacatcaacaatCAAGGAATGATGCAGGTTAAGTTATATTCTCTCCAGATGTGATGATTATTGTTTCTGTTAGTATCATTGTCTTTGGAGGCTTATGTATTTGAGTGTTTTTAGGTTTCTGGAACACAATTCATGGGAAGATCAGCTGCATCACCATCTGGTCCTAACTTTGATAACACAACATCTCCATTACCATATTCCAATTCTCCTCGCGCTACGGGTATGGTTAATGCACCTTCGCCTCAGCAACAAATCCTGCACCAACAGCTTCAGCAGCAGCAAAGGGCAAAATTAATGCAGATGCCTCAACATCAGCAGCAACTACttgcacaacaacaacagctcA from Camelina sativa cultivar DH55 chromosome 9, Cs, whole genome shotgun sequence encodes:
- the LOC104710215 gene encoding mediator of RNA polymerase II transcription subunit 8 isoform X1; its protein translation is MDGGVGLAATTQPQQPPPPPVVEKLNPKLEKELNLESLKTRALSLFKAISRILEDFDAYGRTNTTPKWQDILGQYSMVNLELFNIVEEVKKVSNAFVVLPKNVNAVNAGILPVMLSSKLLPEMETDDNAKREQLLQGVQSLPIPMQIERLKARMDMIAAACENAEKVLADTRKAYGFGARQGPSVLPTMDKGQAAKIQEQENMLRAAVNDGAGTRLPPDQRQITTALPPHLADVLIINDAGKIALPGQSNNINNQGMMQVSGTQFMGRSAASPSGPNFDNTTSPLPYSNSPRATGMVNAPSPQQQILHQQLQQQQRAKLMQMPQHQQQLLAQQQQLRQSSMQGLGQSQIPALHDLHGQPQQKFQTLHGQHQMSYSQPMAGHQQLQARQLSGGHIQHSMSQGQLNPATNRHLNQFSSGANSALFTSAQGSPSSQMIPNMSSMQSQTLVPRMQQFGVSGTNPQRSHSSQMLGDQMFNSSGMMQTQQSQPQQSQQQQQQQQQGGGYGNMQTNQQNLQSNNNMMQQNAQQRHQQNPQ
- the LOC104710215 gene encoding mediator of RNA polymerase II transcription subunit 8 isoform X2, with the translated sequence MDGGVGLAATTQPQQPPPPPVVEKLNPKLEKELNLESLKTRALSLFKAISRILEDFDAYGRTNTTPKWQDILGQYSMVNLELFNIVEEVKKVSNAFVVLPKNVNAVNAGILPVMLSSKLLPEMETDDNAKREQLLQGVQSLPIPMQIERLKARMDMIAAACENAEKVLADTRKAYGFGARQGPSVLPTMDKGQAAKIQEQENMLRAAVNDGAGTRLPPDQRQITTALPPHLADVLIINDAGKIALPGQSNNINNQGMMQVSGTQFMGRSAASPSGPNFDNTTSPLPYSNSPRATGMVNAPSPQQQILHQQLQQQQRAKLMQMPQHQQQLLAQQQQLRQSSMQGLGQIPALHDLHGQPQQKFQTLHGQHQMSYSQPMAGHQQLQARQLSGGHIQHSMSQGQLNPATNRHLNQFSSGANSALFTSAQGSPSSQMIPNMSSMQSQTLVPRMQQFGVSGTNPQRSHSSQMLGDQMFNSSGMMQTQQSQPQQSQQQQQQQQQGGGYGNMQTNQQNLQSNNNMMQQNAQQRHQQNPQ
- the LOC104710215 gene encoding mediator of RNA polymerase II transcription subunit 8 isoform X4, encoding MLSSKLLPEMETDDNAKREQLLQGVQSLPIPMQIERLKARMDMIAAACENAEKVLADTRKAYGFGARQGPSVLPTMDKGQAAKIQEQENMLRAAVNDGAGTRLPPDQRQITTALPPHLADVLIINDAGKIALPGQSNNINNQGMMQVSGTQFMGRSAASPSGPNFDNTTSPLPYSNSPRATGMVNAPSPQQQILHQQLQQQQRAKLMQMPQHQQQLLAQQQQLRQSSMQGLGQSQIPALHDLHGQPQQKFQTLHGQHQMSYSQPMAGHQQLQARQLSGGHIQHSMSQGQLNPATNRHLNQFSSGANSALFTSAQGSPSSQMIPNMSSMQSQTLVPRMQQFGVSGTNPQRSHSSQMLGDQMFNSSGMMQTQQSQPQQSQQQQQQQQQGGGYGNMQTNQQNLQSNNNMMQQNAQQRHQQNPQ